A genomic window from Variovorax paradoxus includes:
- a CDS encoding EI24 domain-containing protein has product MRLLLDSFWRAVAYCMLPRVIVLSLLPLGLMVVLAAGLGYFYWDSAVTWTRGALDAWPLLSSFWAWIGRLFSGDVTFALASLVVVFAATPLIVVVCLLIVAGFMAPALTKLVGERRFPSLEQKKGASFLGSVARSLGVTILALIALVVSMPLWLIPPLVLILPPLIWGWLTYRVMSFDALAEHASPEERAALLRAHRLPLLCIGVLCGYLGAAPSIVWASGLLFAAAFFVLVPIAIWIYTLVFAFSALWFAHYCLDALARLRAQRAVAEASAANGATPALEAEEASKAALSQWGSP; this is encoded by the coding sequence ATGCGCCTGCTCCTCGACTCCTTCTGGCGCGCGGTCGCCTATTGCATGCTGCCGCGCGTGATCGTGCTGTCGCTGCTTCCTTTGGGGTTGATGGTGGTGCTGGCCGCGGGGCTCGGTTATTTCTACTGGGACTCCGCCGTGACCTGGACACGCGGCGCGCTCGACGCCTGGCCGCTGCTGTCGAGCTTCTGGGCCTGGATCGGGCGTCTTTTCTCGGGTGACGTCACTTTCGCGCTGGCGTCCCTGGTCGTGGTGTTCGCCGCCACGCCGCTGATCGTGGTGGTCTGCCTGCTGATCGTGGCCGGCTTCATGGCGCCTGCGCTGACCAAGCTCGTGGGCGAGCGGCGCTTTCCCTCGCTCGAACAGAAAAAGGGCGCGTCGTTCCTCGGCAGCGTCGCGCGTTCGCTCGGCGTCACCATCCTGGCGCTGATCGCCCTCGTGGTGTCGATGCCGCTGTGGCTCATTCCGCCGCTGGTGCTGATCCTGCCGCCGCTGATCTGGGGCTGGCTCACCTACCGCGTGATGAGCTTCGATGCGCTGGCCGAGCACGCCAGCCCCGAGGAGCGCGCCGCGCTGTTGCGTGCGCACCGGCTGCCGCTGCTGTGCATCGGCGTGCTGTGCGGCTACCTGGGCGCGGCGCCCAGCATCGTCTGGGCATCGGGCCTGCTGTTCGCCGCCGCCTTCTTCGTGCTGGTGCCGATCGCCATCTGGATCTACACACTGGTCTTCGCCTTCTCGGCGCTCTGGTTCGCTCACTACTGCCTCGATGCGCTCGCGCGGCTGCGTGCCCAGCGCGCGGTGGCCGAGGCATCGGCCGCCAACGGCGCAACACCGGCCCTCGAAGCCGAAGAGGCCAGCAAGGCCGCTCTTTCCCAATGGGGTTCACCATGA
- a CDS encoding pseudouridine synthase translates to MHLQDILYTQGFGTRRVCAGLVQQGHVTIEGQAVTDPFADLDPEGLHYTVQGTAWAYHEKAYLMLHKPAGTECSQKPSTYPSIYTLLPSPLRLRPNKGAVQGVQAIGRLDQDTTGLLLLTDDGQFIHKMGSPKHHVPKVYEVTAKHPVDEAQIAKLLAGVVLDDDPKPVRAAACESDSPLHLRLTLTEGKYHQVKRMLAAVGNRVEGLHRSRIGDLALPDDLAPGQWRWLTADEVAALRAPAKPAKPPK, encoded by the coding sequence ATGCACCTGCAAGACATCCTCTATACCCAAGGCTTCGGCACGCGGCGCGTGTGCGCGGGCCTCGTCCAGCAAGGCCACGTGACCATCGAGGGCCAGGCGGTGACCGACCCCTTTGCCGATCTCGACCCCGAGGGCCTTCACTACACGGTTCAGGGCACCGCGTGGGCGTACCACGAGAAGGCCTATCTGATGCTGCACAAGCCGGCCGGCACCGAGTGCTCGCAGAAGCCCTCGACCTACCCGAGCATCTATACGCTGCTGCCGTCACCGCTGCGCCTGCGCCCCAACAAGGGCGCGGTGCAGGGCGTGCAGGCCATCGGCCGGCTCGACCAGGACACCACCGGCCTGCTGCTGCTGACCGACGACGGCCAGTTCATCCACAAGATGGGCTCGCCCAAGCACCACGTGCCCAAGGTCTACGAGGTGACGGCCAAGCACCCGGTGGACGAGGCGCAGATCGCGAAGCTGCTGGCCGGCGTGGTGCTCGACGACGACCCGAAGCCCGTTCGAGCCGCCGCCTGCGAGTCGGACAGCCCGCTGCATCTGCGGCTCACCCTCACCGAGGGCAAGTACCACCAGGTCAAGCGCATGCTGGCCGCGGTCGGCAACCGGGTCGAGGGGCTGCATCGCTCGCGCATCGGCGACCTGGCGCTGCCCGACGACCTCGCACCGGGGCAGTGGCGCTGGCTGACGGCCGACGAGGTTGCCGCCCTGCGCGCGCCGGCCAAACCCGCGAAACCGCCGAAATAA
- the glnA gene encoding type I glutamate--ammonia ligase has protein sequence MAKTVADVLKLVKENEVKFVDFRFTDTRGKEQHVTVPVSAFDEDKFTSGHAFDGSSIAGWKGIEASDMQLMPDPNTANIDPFFEETTLILTCDVIDPADGKAYERDPRSLAKRAEAYMKASGLGDTAFFGPEPEFFVFDGVRWKNDMSGCFVKIDSEEASWNTDKEYEHGNTGHRPAVKGGYFPVPPVDSFQDMRSEMCLVLESLGIPVEVHHHEVANAGQMELGTKFSTLVQRADWVQLQKYVIHNVAHAYGKTATFMPKPIVGDNGSGMHVHQSVWKDGKNLFAGDGYAGLSDFALHYIGGIIKHARALNAITNPGTNSYKRLVPGFEAPVKLAYSAKNRSASIRIPFVANPKGRRVEARFPDPLMNPYLGFAALLMAGLDGVENKIHPGEAASKDLYHLPPEEDALIPTVCHSLDQALEYLDKDRAFLTKGGVFTDAYIDAYIDLKMQEVTRFRMATHPVEFDMYYSL, from the coding sequence ATGGCAAAGACCGTCGCCGATGTACTCAAGCTCGTCAAGGAAAACGAGGTCAAGTTCGTCGACTTCCGCTTCACCGACACCCGTGGCAAAGAGCAGCACGTGACCGTGCCGGTCTCGGCTTTCGATGAAGACAAATTCACCTCGGGCCACGCATTCGACGGCTCGTCCATCGCTGGCTGGAAGGGGATCGAAGCTTCGGACATGCAACTCATGCCCGACCCGAACACCGCCAACATCGACCCCTTCTTCGAAGAAACGACGCTGATCCTGACCTGCGACGTGATCGACCCCGCCGACGGCAAGGCCTACGAGCGCGATCCGCGTTCGCTCGCCAAGCGCGCCGAGGCGTACATGAAGGCTTCGGGCCTGGGCGACACCGCCTTCTTCGGTCCGGAACCCGAATTCTTCGTGTTCGACGGCGTCCGCTGGAAGAACGACATGTCGGGCTGCTTCGTGAAGATCGACTCCGAAGAAGCCTCGTGGAACACCGACAAGGAATACGAGCACGGCAACACCGGCCATCGTCCGGCAGTCAAGGGCGGCTACTTCCCGGTTCCCCCGGTCGACAGCTTCCAGGACATGCGCTCGGAAATGTGCCTGGTGCTCGAATCGCTCGGCATCCCGGTCGAAGTGCATCACCATGAAGTGGCCAACGCCGGCCAGATGGAACTCGGCACCAAGTTCAGCACGCTGGTCCAGCGCGCCGACTGGGTCCAGCTGCAGAAGTACGTGATCCACAACGTGGCCCACGCCTACGGCAAGACCGCCACCTTCATGCCCAAGCCCATCGTTGGCGACAACGGCTCTGGCATGCACGTGCACCAGTCGGTCTGGAAGGACGGCAAGAACCTGTTCGCCGGCGACGGCTACGCAGGCCTGTCTGACTTCGCCCTGCACTACATCGGCGGCATCATCAAGCACGCCCGTGCCCTGAACGCCATCACGAACCCCGGCACCAACAGCTACAAGCGCCTGGTTCCCGGCTTCGAAGCCCCGGTGAAGCTGGCCTACTCGGCCAAGAACCGCTCGGCCTCGATCCGCATTCCGTTCGTGGCCAACCCGAAGGGCCGTCGCGTCGAAGCGCGCTTCCCCGATCCGCTGATGAACCCGTACCTGGGCTTCGCTGCGCTGCTGATGGCCGGTCTCGACGGCGTGGAAAACAAGATCCATCCGGGCGAAGCCGCCAGCAAGGACCTGTACCACCTGCCGCCGGAAGAAGACGCGCTGATCCCGACCGTCTGCCACAGCCTCGACCAGGCCCTGGAATACCTGGACAAGGACCGTGCATTCCTGACCAAGGGCGGCGTGTTCACCGATGCGTACATCGATGCGTACATCGATCTGAAGATGCAGGAAGTCACGCGCTTCCGCATGGCGACGCACCCGGTCGAGTTCGACATGTACTACTCGCTGTAA
- a CDS encoding HAD family hydrolase — MMGVETKAVLFDLDGTLIDSAPDLGAAADKMRTDRGLDSYPLERYRPMAGAGARGMLGVAFGITPESPEFPELREEFFVTYERRMLLNTQVFDGIQALIEALRERGLLWGVVTNKSMRFTDPLTRAIPLFASAGAVVSGDTTPFAKPHPEPLHEAARRLGVASQACIYVGDDERDIVAGRAAGMRTVAATYGYMGTQADSALWQADASISSPLELLKLLNSA, encoded by the coding sequence ATGATGGGCGTCGAGACGAAAGCCGTGCTGTTCGACCTCGACGGCACGCTGATCGACAGCGCGCCCGATCTGGGCGCCGCAGCCGACAAGATGCGCACTGATCGCGGCCTTGATTCGTACCCGCTGGAGCGCTACCGTCCTATGGCCGGTGCGGGCGCGCGCGGCATGTTGGGTGTGGCATTCGGCATCACGCCCGAGTCGCCGGAGTTTCCTGAGTTGCGCGAAGAGTTCTTCGTGACTTATGAGCGCCGCATGCTGCTCAACACGCAGGTGTTCGATGGCATCCAGGCGCTCATCGAGGCGCTGCGCGAGCGCGGCCTCTTGTGGGGTGTCGTCACCAACAAATCGATGCGCTTCACCGATCCGCTGACGCGCGCCATTCCACTTTTCGCGAGTGCGGGCGCGGTGGTGAGCGGCGACACCACGCCGTTTGCCAAGCCGCATCCCGAGCCCTTGCACGAGGCTGCGCGCCGGCTTGGCGTGGCTTCGCAGGCGTGCATCTACGTTGGTGACGACGAGCGCGACATCGTCGCGGGCCGCGCTGCAGGCATGCGCACGGTCGCAGCCACCTACGGCTACATGGGTACACAGGCCGATTCGGCGCTCTGGCAGGCCGATGCTTCAATCTCTTCGCCCCTTGAGCTCTTGAAGTTGCTCAATAGCGCCTAA
- a CDS encoding competence/damage-inducible protein A — translation MTRAFGLIVVGDEILSGKRADKHMAKVIELLAARGLQLSWAEYVGDEPARITAALARAFASGDIVFSTGGIGATPDDHTRQCAAKALGVPLALHPEAELLIRERMQDTAREQGVPYEPDRSDNVHRLNMGVFPQGATLIYNPYNKIPGFSVGDVHFVPGFPVMAWPMIESVLDGRYAELFTRNAVAEKSVIVFGAMEATLTPLMQAIEATHAGIKVFSLPSVDHPEYGRHIELGVKGDPGRLDAAYVQLIEGLHTFDAKLGPELVR, via the coding sequence ATGACACGCGCATTCGGTCTCATCGTCGTCGGCGACGAGATCCTTTCCGGCAAGCGGGCCGACAAGCACATGGCCAAGGTCATCGAGCTGCTCGCCGCGCGCGGCCTGCAGCTCAGCTGGGCCGAATACGTGGGCGACGAGCCCGCACGCATCACGGCCGCGCTGGCGCGCGCCTTCGCCTCGGGCGATATCGTCTTCTCGACCGGCGGCATCGGCGCCACGCCCGACGACCACACCCGCCAGTGCGCCGCCAAGGCCCTGGGCGTGCCGCTGGCGCTGCACCCCGAGGCCGAGCTGCTGATCCGTGAGCGCATGCAGGACACCGCCCGAGAGCAGGGCGTGCCCTACGAGCCCGACCGCTCCGACAACGTGCACCGGCTCAACATGGGCGTGTTTCCGCAAGGCGCCACGCTCATCTACAACCCGTACAACAAGATCCCGGGTTTCAGCGTCGGCGACGTGCACTTCGTGCCGGGCTTTCCCGTCATGGCCTGGCCGATGATCGAGTCCGTGCTCGACGGCCGTTACGCCGAACTGTTTACCCGCAATGCTGTCGCCGAGAAGTCGGTGATCGTTTTCGGTGCCATGGAAGCCACGCTGACGCCGCTCATGCAGGCCATCGAGGCCACCCACGCCGGCATCAAGGTGTTCAGCCTGCCGAGCGTCGATCACCCCGAATACGGCCGCCACATCGAGCTGGGCGTCAAGGGCGACCCTGGCCGGCTCGATGCCGCCTATGTCCAGCTGATCGAAGGGTTGCACACCTTTGATGCCAAGCTTGGTCCAGAATTGGTGCGTTGA
- the ggt gene encoding gamma-glutamyltransferase, with the protein MQPIHWTPKLRAAVAAVLALAAAGASNAASVAPVAAEHGMVVSAQHLASKVGVDVLKRGGNAVDAAVAVGYALAVVYPAAGNLGGGGFMTVQLADGRKTFLDFREKAPLAATANMYLDKDGNVIKGLSTNGHLAVGVPGSVSGMEYAREKYGTMKRADLIAPSIQLADKGFALEQGDIDMLWTSTADFQKDPVSGAIFLNKGQPFQVGQKLVQKDLAKTLKEISAKGPDGFYKGWVGQAIVASSQAGKGIITQADLDQYKTRELAPVECDYRGYRVVSAPPPSSGGVIICEMLNILEGYPLKDLGFRSAQSVHYQIEAMRHAYVDRNSYLGDPDFVKNPLDRLLDKGYAEKIRAVIDPKKAGVSKDIKPGVAPHEGSNTTHYSITDQWGNAVSVTYTLNDWFGAKVTAAKTGVLLNNEMDDFTSKIGVPNMYGLVQGEANAIAPGKRPLSSMSPTIVSKDGKPVFVVGTPGGSRIITAVLHTILNVVDYGMNVQEAVDAPRFHQQWLPDVTNVETFALSPDTRKILTDMGHNLGVPQPANHLAAIIVGAPSLGGKPVGNNRFYGANDPRRNTGLAAGY; encoded by the coding sequence ATGCAACCAATTCACTGGACCCCGAAGCTGCGCGCCGCCGTCGCGGCGGTGCTCGCGCTGGCGGCCGCCGGCGCGTCGAATGCCGCATCGGTGGCGCCCGTCGCGGCCGAGCACGGCATGGTCGTGAGCGCGCAGCACCTGGCGAGCAAGGTCGGCGTCGACGTGCTCAAGCGCGGCGGCAATGCCGTCGACGCGGCTGTGGCCGTGGGCTATGCGCTCGCGGTGGTGTACCCCGCTGCCGGCAACCTCGGCGGCGGCGGCTTCATGACCGTGCAGTTGGCCGACGGGCGCAAGACCTTCCTCGACTTCCGCGAGAAGGCACCGCTGGCCGCCACGGCCAACATGTACCTCGACAAGGACGGCAACGTCATCAAGGGCCTGAGCACCAACGGCCACCTCGCCGTGGGCGTACCCGGCTCCGTCTCGGGCATGGAATACGCGCGCGAGAAGTACGGCACCATGAAGCGCGCAGACCTCATCGCCCCCTCGATCCAGCTGGCCGACAAGGGCTTCGCGCTGGAGCAGGGCGACATCGACATGCTGTGGACCTCCACCGCCGATTTCCAGAAAGACCCGGTCTCCGGCGCGATCTTCCTGAACAAGGGGCAGCCCTTCCAGGTCGGCCAGAAGCTGGTGCAGAAAGACTTGGCGAAGACGCTGAAGGAAATCAGTGCGAAGGGGCCCGACGGCTTCTACAAGGGCTGGGTGGGCCAGGCCATCGTGGCGTCGAGCCAGGCCGGCAAGGGCATCATCACCCAGGCCGACCTCGACCAGTACAAGACGCGCGAACTCGCGCCCGTCGAGTGCGACTACCGCGGCTACCGCGTGGTGTCGGCGCCACCTCCCAGCTCGGGCGGCGTGATCATCTGCGAAATGCTCAACATCCTCGAGGGCTACCCGCTCAAGGACCTGGGCTTCCGCTCGGCCCAGTCGGTGCACTACCAGATCGAAGCCATGCGCCACGCCTACGTGGACCGCAACAGCTACCTGGGCGACCCCGACTTCGTGAAGAACCCGCTCGACCGCCTGCTCGACAAGGGCTATGCCGAGAAAATCCGCGCCGTCATCGATCCGAAGAAGGCCGGCGTCTCCAAGGACATCAAGCCCGGCGTCGCGCCGCATGAAGGCAGCAACACCACCCACTACTCGATCACCGACCAGTGGGGCAATGCCGTCTCCGTGACCTACACGCTGAACGACTGGTTCGGCGCCAAGGTCACGGCCGCCAAGACGGGTGTGCTGCTGAACAACGAGATGGACGACTTCACCTCGAAGATCGGCGTGCCGAACATGTACGGCCTGGTGCAGGGCGAGGCCAACGCCATCGCCCCGGGCAAGCGTCCACTGAGCTCGATGAGCCCGACCATCGTGTCGAAGGACGGCAAGCCGGTGTTCGTGGTCGGCACGCCCGGCGGCAGCCGCATCATCACGGCTGTGCTGCACACCATCCTGAACGTGGTCGACTACGGCATGAACGTGCAGGAAGCAGTGGATGCACCGCGCTTCCACCAGCAATGGCTGCCTGACGTCACTAACGTCGAGACCTTCGCGCTGAGCCCCGACACGCGCAAGATCCTGACCGACATGGGCCACAACCTGGGTGTGCCGCAGCCGGCCAACCACCTTGCGGCGATCATCGTCGGCGCGCCGTCGCTGGGCGGCAAGCCGGTCGGCAACAACCGCTTCTACGGCGCCAACGACCCGCGCCGCAACACAGGCCTGGCGGCAGGCTACTGA
- a CDS encoding YncE family protein, protein MRFPARPNGRLAAFLFSCLTALAAFPAAAAVPAEPPPIFVLNSLDASVSVINPVDWTEKQRIATGKEPHHIYMTPDEKSVIVANSAGDSLTFLNPRTAEVQRVVYGIIDPYQLQFSRDMKWFVTAGNRLNHVDIYRWDGKDLKLAKRIASGKTPSHIWIDNTSTIAYVTMQDSDEMIAVDLPTQTVKWRTATGTMPADIFGVHNDKTLLVGLTGSDGVQVFDVAGAEPKLVGKIPTGKGAHAFRSAGDGKSVFVSNRVANTISRIDLATLKVIATYPVPGGPDCMDLSADGKTLYVTSRWIKKLSVVDLASNKVVRQVNVGRSPHGVWTLDHAKRI, encoded by the coding sequence TTGCGATTTCCTGCTCGCCCGAACGGCCGCCTCGCGGCTTTCCTGTTTTCCTGTCTGACGGCCCTGGCGGCATTTCCCGCTGCCGCCGCCGTGCCGGCCGAACCTCCCCCGATCTTCGTGCTCAACTCGCTGGACGCCAGCGTGAGCGTGATCAATCCCGTCGACTGGACGGAAAAACAGCGCATTGCCACTGGCAAGGAGCCGCACCACATCTACATGACGCCGGACGAAAAGTCGGTCATCGTGGCCAATTCGGCAGGCGATTCGCTGACTTTCCTGAACCCCCGCACGGCGGAAGTGCAGCGCGTGGTCTACGGCATCATCGATCCGTACCAGCTGCAGTTCTCGCGCGACATGAAGTGGTTCGTCACGGCCGGCAACCGCCTGAACCACGTCGACATCTACCGCTGGGACGGAAAAGACCTGAAGCTGGCCAAGCGCATCGCCAGCGGCAAGACGCCCAGCCACATCTGGATCGACAACACCAGCACCATCGCCTACGTGACGATGCAGGACAGCGACGAGATGATCGCCGTCGACCTGCCCACGCAGACGGTCAAGTGGCGCACCGCCACCGGCACCATGCCGGCCGACATCTTCGGCGTGCACAACGACAAGACCCTGCTGGTGGGCCTGACCGGCAGCGACGGCGTGCAGGTGTTCGACGTGGCCGGCGCCGAGCCCAAGCTGGTCGGCAAGATTCCCACCGGCAAGGGCGCCCACGCCTTCCGCTCGGCTGGCGACGGCAAGAGCGTGTTCGTGAGCAACCGCGTGGCCAACACCATCAGCCGTATCGACCTGGCGACGCTGAAGGTCATCGCGACCTATCCCGTGCCCGGCGGCCCCGACTGCATGGACCTGTCGGCCGACGGCAAGACCCTGTACGTGACCTCGCGCTGGATCAAGAAGCTCAGCGTGGTCGACCTGGCCAGCAACAAGGTTGTGCGCCAGGTCAATGTCGGCCGTTCGCCGCATGGCGTCTGGACGCTCGATCATGCCAAGCGCATCTAG
- a CDS encoding polysaccharide deacetylase family protein, which translates to MPSASSRIGAALALSLAGVVAPVAWGATPGATCEKPVYLTFDTGHMGVAPLVADVLKRQDVRVTFFAAAERTQTDGDSLDDHWAPWWKARAAEGNEFGSHTYDHAYWRADVKGTPPSFRIKPSAGPQDGKESTWSTAEYCANIRKSSDRLAAITGKKPLPLYRAPGGKTSPALLAAAEGCGYKYVGWAPAGFLGDELPSEKFSNAKLLTQALDTIRPGDILLAHLGIWSRKDPWAPANLEPLIVGLKAKGFCFQTLRQHPDFRAWIASHP; encoded by the coding sequence ATGCCAAGCGCATCTAGCCGCATCGGCGCGGCCCTCGCGCTGTCGTTGGCCGGAGTCGTGGCTCCCGTCGCCTGGGGGGCGACACCGGGCGCCACCTGCGAAAAGCCCGTCTACCTGACCTTCGACACCGGCCACATGGGCGTCGCCCCGCTGGTGGCCGACGTGCTCAAGCGGCAGGACGTGCGCGTCACCTTCTTCGCCGCCGCCGAGCGCACCCAGACCGACGGCGACAGCCTCGACGACCACTGGGCACCTTGGTGGAAGGCGAGGGCGGCAGAAGGCAACGAATTCGGCTCGCACACTTATGACCACGCGTACTGGCGCGCCGACGTCAAGGGCACGCCGCCGAGCTTCCGCATCAAGCCCTCGGCAGGCCCTCAGGACGGCAAGGAGTCGACCTGGAGCACGGCCGAGTACTGCGCCAACATCCGCAAGTCGTCCGACCGGCTGGCCGCCATCACCGGCAAGAAACCGCTGCCGCTGTACCGCGCGCCGGGCGGCAAGACCTCGCCCGCGCTGCTGGCCGCCGCCGAAGGCTGTGGCTACAAGTACGTGGGCTGGGCGCCAGCCGGCTTTCTCGGTGACGAGCTGCCGAGCGAGAAGTTCAGCAACGCCAAGCTGCTGACGCAGGCGCTCGACACCATTCGCCCCGGCGACATCCTGCTCGCGCATCTGGGCATCTGGTCGCGCAAGGACCCATGGGCTCCGGCCAACCTCGAGCCGCTGATCGTCGGGCTCAAGGCCAAGGGCTTCTGCTTCCAGACGCTGCGCCAGCACCCGGACTTCCGCGCCTGGATCGCATCCCACCCCTGA
- a CDS encoding class I SAM-dependent methyltransferase, producing the protein MPDSLTSELTSYYDTVPYDSHPFPQSAMEHLEALAFLFGLDAPPPAKARVLELGCAAGGNLIPFAARHPEARAIGIDLSPVQVAQGTAAIGRAGLSNIELKAFNLADIDASFGQFDYIVCHGVYSWVPGPVQDAILRICSENLAPNGVAYVSYNVYPGWKAREIVRDAMILRGGPRDTPEEKLAYARGMLDFLEQSARADSVLKKTLEEAMPIVRNANSSYLLHEFLEPCNAPCYFKEFVARADAHGLAYLCDAEPSTMFVQNYGDKVRDPLLRECGGSQVMMEQYLDFLVNRTFRQTLLVKQTQAAHIRYKLDPARIRSLEFAGIFRADDGGALALDAREQPCTAMRGLKVTLRLPAHKAVAQLLDTRYPASISASALIEAASGLTGQPQAAIEPAVMAMLEELLILGALRIRRTPVSAADVVSGLPQALPAVRGASGLASGVGATANTCNQWHEPVVLTLLEQSLLPLLDGTHSHDALVEHLEAEVRSDRLRFVKDDKPLTDPSAVREFARQQVALALDALRRKALLTG; encoded by the coding sequence GTGCCGGATTCCCTGACTTCCGAGTTGACCAGCTATTACGACACGGTGCCCTATGACTCGCATCCGTTTCCACAGTCAGCGATGGAGCATCTGGAAGCCCTGGCATTTCTCTTCGGGCTCGATGCTCCACCTCCCGCAAAAGCCCGTGTGCTGGAGCTCGGCTGCGCGGCCGGCGGCAACCTGATTCCCTTCGCTGCACGCCATCCCGAGGCGCGTGCGATCGGCATCGACCTGTCGCCGGTGCAGGTGGCGCAAGGTACGGCGGCCATCGGGCGCGCCGGGCTGTCGAATATCGAGCTCAAGGCCTTCAACCTTGCGGACATCGACGCTTCGTTCGGCCAGTTCGACTACATCGTCTGCCACGGCGTCTACAGCTGGGTGCCGGGTCCGGTGCAGGACGCGATCCTGCGCATCTGCTCCGAAAATCTCGCGCCCAACGGCGTGGCCTACGTGAGCTACAACGTGTACCCCGGCTGGAAGGCGCGCGAGATCGTGCGCGACGCGATGATCCTGCGCGGCGGTCCGCGCGACACGCCCGAAGAAAAGCTGGCCTACGCACGCGGCATGCTCGACTTTCTCGAGCAGTCGGCCCGCGCCGACAGCGTGCTCAAGAAGACGCTTGAAGAGGCGATGCCGATCGTGCGCAATGCCAACAGTTCGTACCTGCTGCACGAGTTCCTCGAGCCCTGCAATGCGCCGTGCTATTTCAAGGAGTTCGTGGCGCGCGCGGATGCCCACGGCCTTGCCTACCTGTGCGACGCGGAGCCGTCGACGATGTTCGTGCAGAACTACGGCGACAAGGTGCGCGACCCGCTGCTGCGTGAATGCGGTGGCAGCCAGGTCATGATGGAGCAGTACCTCGACTTCCTGGTCAACCGCACCTTCCGCCAGACCCTGCTGGTGAAGCAGACGCAAGCCGCACACATCCGCTACAAGCTCGACCCCGCACGCATCCGCTCGCTCGAATTCGCCGGCATCTTCAGGGCCGACGACGGTGGGGCGCTCGCGCTCGATGCTCGCGAGCAGCCGTGCACCGCCATGCGGGGCCTGAAGGTCACGCTGCGGTTGCCCGCGCACAAGGCGGTGGCGCAGCTGCTCGATACGCGTTATCCGGCATCGATCTCTGCGTCGGCCCTCATCGAGGCCGCCTCCGGGCTCACTGGGCAGCCGCAGGCCGCCATCGAGCCGGCCGTGATGGCCATGCTCGAGGAGCTGCTGATCCTCGGCGCCCTGCGCATCCGGCGTACGCCGGTGTCCGCGGCCGACGTGGTGTCCGGTTTGCCGCAAGCGCTGCCCGCGGTGCGAGGCGCTTCGGGTCTTGCGTCGGGCGTCGGTGCCACCGCCAACACCTGCAACCAGTGGCACGAACCCGTGGTGCTGACGCTGCTTGAACAAAGCCTGCTGCCGCTGCTCGACGGCACGCACTCGCACGACGCGCTGGTGGAGCACCTCGAAGCCGAGGTTCGAAGCGATCGCCTGCGCTTCGTCAAGGACGACAAGCCGCTGACCGACCCGTCGGCAGTCAGGGAGTTCGCCCGCCAGCAGGTCGCGCTGGCGCTCGACGCCCTGCGCCGCAAGGCGCTGCTCACGGGCTGA
- a CDS encoding sterol desaturase family protein → MIDWLTDAFSAMQGWFFEAAVQPLVYAVGLGGWTEDAFDATGWLLVGVVQILVLLAIIGPLQRWRSVEPVVDRHAIRIDVLYTLIHRLGLFRLAIFFTLQPFFDDAMGSLRTAGWGTFHLDEVWPGVTDVPVVAFAIYLVVLDFVGYWIHRGQHQFNWWWGLHSLHHSQRQMTMWSDDRNHLLDDIVHDTLIVIVAQLIGVAPGQFIAFVAFTQLSESLQHANLRLSFGAIGERLWVSPRFHRLHHSIGLGHESNGRSTLGGHNFGVLLPWWDMLFRTANFEDRYDPTGIRDQVEADADGRVREYGRGFWAQQWLGLKRMVGRG, encoded by the coding sequence GTGATCGATTGGCTGACAGACGCTTTTTCCGCCATGCAGGGCTGGTTCTTCGAGGCCGCCGTGCAGCCGCTGGTCTACGCCGTCGGCCTCGGCGGCTGGACCGAGGATGCCTTCGACGCCACCGGCTGGCTGTTGGTCGGCGTCGTCCAGATTCTGGTGCTGCTGGCGATCATCGGGCCGCTGCAGCGCTGGCGATCGGTGGAGCCGGTGGTCGACCGCCACGCGATCCGCATCGACGTGCTCTACACGCTGATTCACCGGCTCGGCCTGTTCCGGCTGGCGATCTTCTTCACGCTGCAGCCCTTCTTCGACGATGCGATGGGCAGCCTGCGCACGGCGGGGTGGGGCACATTCCACCTCGACGAAGTGTGGCCCGGCGTGACCGACGTGCCGGTGGTCGCCTTCGCCATCTATCTTGTGGTGCTCGACTTCGTCGGCTACTGGATCCACCGCGGCCAGCATCAGTTCAACTGGTGGTGGGGCCTGCATTCGCTGCACCATTCGCAGCGCCAGATGACGATGTGGAGCGACGATCGCAACCACCTGCTCGACGACATCGTCCACGACACGCTGATCGTCATCGTGGCGCAGCTGATCGGCGTGGCCCCGGGGCAGTTCATCGCCTTCGTCGCGTTCACGCAGCTCAGCGAAAGCCTGCAGCATGCCAACCTGCGGCTGAGCTTTGGCGCCATCGGCGAGCGGCTGTGGGTCAGCCCGCGCTTCCACCGGCTGCACCACAGCATCGGGCTGGGGCACGAATCGAACGGCAGGAGCACGCTCGGCGGCCACAACTTCGGCGTGCTGCTGCCTTGGTGGGACATGCTGTTTCGCACTGCCAACTTCGAGGACCGCTACGACCCGACCGGCATCCGCGACCAGGTCGAAGCTGATGCCGATGGCCGTGTGCGCGAATACGGCCGCGGTTTCTGGGCCCAGCAGTGGCTCGGCCTGAAGCGAATGGTCGGTCGCGGTTGA